The following proteins are encoded in a genomic region of Necator americanus strain Aroian chromosome II, whole genome shotgun sequence:
- a CDS encoding hypothetical protein (NECATOR_CHRII.G8092.T1), which yields MLFLLLLVGLPYVRSVCIQCASPGLRNQWQLTGLPQRPSNLEFHSFCNDLAGDSYSDSVLISTCTSLCFELVIPSGNQYYFVRGCHDDFIEKSVSAQKVQTEKCLFTMVTDQRIPTGIKGTEYASAVAAVRFAKLTEEDEYANAKLKESGFAESDLSKKMIAKGCVATTTVSCVKSIFYDGTGSDNNKDSCTGAYCTSVEGKLNGRKYVERGCSPISPYQDSTCLALLTNTSFHSGPGDGGSLSRTKRSLDAILEGTQCICSTDYCNTSARVSFSVLLATIIVTTVIRFLY from the exons ATGCTCTTCCTACTGTTGCTGGTGGGACTACCGTATGTACGTTCGGTGTGCATACAATGCGCTTCGCCAGGTCTTCGAAACCAATGGCAGCTGACCGGTTTACCTCAACGACCATCGAATCTCGAATTCCATTCGTT CTGCAATGATCTTGCCGGGGACTCGTATTCGGATAGTGTTTTAATATCCACATGCACTAGCCTCTGTTTTGAGTTGGTCATACCTTCTG GAAACCAGTACTACTTTGTTCGTGGTTGCCATGATGATTTTATCGAGAAAAGTGTGTCTGCTCAGAAGgttcaaacagaaaaatgcTTGTTCACTATGGTCACGGATCAACGTATTCCCACAGGAATCAAGGGAACCGAATACGCATCAGCT GTGGCTGCCGTACGTTTCGCGAAGCTCACCGAAGAAGACGAATACGCGAACGCTAAACTTAAGGAAAGCGGATTTGCAGAGTCggatctttcgaaaaaaatgatagcGAAAGGTTGCGTAG CCACTACAACAGTAAGTTGTGTGAAGAGCATCTTTTACGACGGTACCGGAAGTGACAATAACAAAGATTCGTGCACTGGTGCTTATTGTACGAGCGTTGAGGGAAAACTGAACG GCAGAAAATACGTGGAGCGTGGTTGTTCGCCTATCAGTCCTTATCAGGACAGCACATGCCTTGCGCTTCTGACTAACACTTCGTTCCACTCAGGACCAGGAGATGGTGGATCATTGTCGCGCACGAAGCGATCGTTGGATGCGATTCTCGAAGGCACACAGTGCATATGTTCCA CTGATTACTGTAATACATCGGCGAGAGTCTCGTTTTCCGTCCTCCTGGCCACCATCATCGTCACCACTGTGATCCGGTTTTTATACTGA
- a CDS encoding hypothetical protein (NECATOR_CHRII.G8091.T4), producing MRSPITNIFNEWHDNVQLLTCNGILLVRLAKLLEQQPSIDGDRCAAFLTATQVTRSCVGLVWRRFNSKQIKIRHPMRGSKFSRRNTVPTSVSDTICYCDGEREIGTMELFCSGCNKWFHGRCLKDLKDFYGLSFMVCYVFHCKDCSPTAMETWVAKQANFSHMCVTVLANLTAEKLKQDGFQKAGEHVYFNLQETIIPYFDANWENLTSMPRRVKNTWHTTLQKTLIKDTELFKVNPEDENSFALMETNLADIGPVNEFVKQIGKKSNSGEKNNLASTLVGAQQGMGRSSGADSDVDGGPKTRGASKRRHVDTIGTGKKPKLATDYSSSKIAASDGSGPIDFPFNKEGYRYFLVERDPNVADRINMEEDDSLTPRIIPPYLYRLHLQRSVSISPNDRAHELRVSDDQLTVTGFEGYRVARATHAVSKGTWYFEVNFLKQPEDSHIRIGWSQPLAVVQSCIGYNKLSYSWRSLKGTRFHDAIGKKYQLGGYKEGDILGCLIHLPHNRVKPGPSSQWLPSSYKDLPLINFKHNYFYESHDEVADVLKNLETLKGSRIEFFKNGRSCGVAFTDIYKGFYHPAVSLFKNATVRCNFGPKLHHLPAGAQPMSARVDELYVEQTLSDCMFNALRGVTHKMMKVVPVRALEDNYMYLVYSEKDLRGFAVDPVEPQKIKTAAEQYKVTVAAALVTHHHWDHAGGMDKFCKIWPADKAEVYGGDDRIDHLTHKVEHEEKFKVGEMEVVAFKTPCHTKGHVCYYVTHPGDNSGIVLTGDTLFIAGCGKFFEGSGAEMHRNLNEILGKLPDDTQVYPGHEYTLSNLKFAHHIEPSNENVKTKLDWAAKLQARNEPTVPSTIGEEKEINPFMRTWAPEIQKKVGATDLVEVMDRVRQAKNSFRGMADSGDVLDDLDIAQGAVLVKSCEVPQDAIVIRGYDFNNGIDFSKLMASYLSTGFQATHLGKAIMEVNAMLDAREKEQTEDKTAHFFPYPEQRPIPACTIFLGYTSNLVSSGLREVIRFVVQHNLVDCVVTSAGGVEEDLIKCLRPSFLGDFRMDGKQLRSQGLNRAGNILIPNDNYCAFEDWLTPILDGCMEEQVESGFNWTPSKLCQRLGEKIDNEDSILYWAARNHIPVFCPALTDGSLGDMLYFHSVKRSPGIRLDIVEDVRHINTMAVKSSRTGVLILGGGVVKHHINNANLMRNGSDFTVYINTGMEFDGSDSGAQPDEAVSWGKVKPAAQAVKVCADATLVFPLLVAETFAKRVHKKN from the exons ATGCGCTCGCCGATAACCAATATCTTCAACGAGTGGCATGACAATGTCCAACTGCTCACATGCAACGGAATTCTGTTA GTTAGATTGGCTAAGCTGCTCGAACAGCAACCGTCCATTGACGGCGATCGTTGCGCAGCGTTTTTGACCGCAACGCAGGTCACCCGTAGTTGTGTCGGGTTGGTGTGGAGGCGTTttaattcaaaacaaatcaa GATACGCCATCCTATGAGAGGTTCGAAGTTCTCGCGCAGAAATACTGTCCCAACCTCAGTTTCAGATACAATCTGTTACTG CGATGGCGAACGAGAAATTGGAACGATGGAGCTATTCTGTTCCGGTTGCAACAAATGGTTCCATGGGAGATGTCTGAAAGACCTTAAGGACTT TTATGGGCTTAGTTTCATGGTTTGCTATGTTTTTCATTGCAAAGATTGTAGTCCCACTGCTATGGAAACTTGGGTTGCTAAACAAGCAA ATTTCAGTCATATGTGTGTGACGGTATTGGCTAATTTAACTGCTGAGAAACTGAAGCAAGACGGTTTTCAGAAAGCAGGGGAACATGTCTATTTCAA TCTACAAGAAACAATAATACCATATTTCGATGCCAATTGGGAGAATTTAACATCGATGCCTCGCAGAGTGAAGAACACTTGGCATACAACTTTACAAAAAACGTTGATAAAGGACACTGAacttttcaag GTTAATCCTGAGGATGAAAACAGTTTTGCTCTCATGGAAACGAATCTCGCAGACATTGGACCGGTAAATGAATTCGTGAAGCAG attggaaaaaagagcaaCAGCGGCGAGAAGAATAATTTGGCCTCTACTCTTGTCGGAGCGCAACAAGGAATGGGCAGATCTTCTGGCGCTGATTCTGATGTGGATGGTGGTCCGAAAACTCGTGGCGCCTCAAAACGACGTCACGTAGACACTATCGGAACTGGAAAGAAGCCGAAACT TGCCACAGACTACTCGTCTTCAAAGATTGCGGCTTCGGATGGATCGGGACCAATTGACTTTCCATTCAATAAAGAAGGTTACCGCTACTTTTTGGTAGAGAGGGACCCGAACGTAGCTGACAG AATAAATATGGAAGAGGATGACAGCCTTACCCCAAGGATCATCCCACCCTATTTATATCGGCTTCACCTGCAACGATCTGTTTCGATTTCACCAAATGATCGTGCTCATGAG CTGCGAGTATCGGACGATCAGTTGACTGTGACAGGATTTGAAGGATACCGTGTTGCTCGTGCCACACATGCGGTTTCTAAAGGTACCTGGTATTTCGAGGTCAATTTCCTGAAGCAGCCGGAAGACTCGCATATTAGGATTGGATGGAGTCAACCTCTCG CAGTCGTGCAGTCTTGCATAGGTTATAACAAGTTGTCATATAGTTGGCGATCGTTAAAGGGGACAAGATTTCATGATGCTATCGGAAAGAAATATCAACTTGGAGGTTACAAG GAGGGCGACATTCTTGGGTGTCTGATACATCTTCCTCATAACCGTGTTAAACCAGGACCGTCTAGTCAGTGGCTACCTTCTTCATATAAA GATCTACCGCTTATCAATTTCAagcataattatttttatgagaGTCATGATGAAGTGGCAGATGTTTTAAAAAACCTCGAAACTTTGAAAGGAAGTAGA ATTGAGTTTTTCAAGAACGGGAGGTCTTGTGGTGTTGCTTTTACCGACATATATAAAGGGTTCTATCATCCGGCGGTGTCACTCtttaaaa ACGCTACCGTAAGATGTAATTTTGGACCGAAACTGCACCATCTACCCGCTGGTGCGCAGCCCATGAGTGCAAGAGTAGATGAACTTTATGTGGAACAAACACTTAGTgat TGCATGTTCAATGCTCTGCGTGGAGTAACACACAAAATGATGAAGGTAGTCCCAGTAAGAGCTCTCGAGGACAATTACATGTACCTTGTGTACAGTGAGAAAGACTTGAGAGGGTTTGCAGTTGATCCTGTTGAACCGCAAAAAATCAAGACTGCGGCAGAACAGTACAAG GTGACAGTCGCAGCGGCACTGGTGACACACCACCACTGGGATCATGCTGGTGGTATGGacaaattctgcaaaatttggCCCGCGGACAAAGCGGAAGTTTATGGAGGAGATGATCGCATCGATCATTTAACACATAAGGTTGAACATGAGGAGAAATTCAAAGTTGGTGAAATGGAG GTAGTCGCATTCAAAACTCCTTGTCATACAAAAGGACATGTCTGCTACTATGTTACACATCCTGGTGACAATAGCGGAATTGTACTCACAGGCGACACCCTGTTCATTGCTGGTTGTGGAAAGTTCTTTGAAG GCTCTGGCGCTGAGATGCATCGTAATCTAAATGAGATTCTCGGCAAACTTCCTGATGACACACAGGTTTACCCAGGACACGAATATACTCTCAGCAATCTCAAGTTCGCCCATCACATTGAACCCAGTAACGAG AATGTGAAGACTAAACTTGATTGGGCCGCAAAACTTCAGGCTCGTAACGAGCCTACTGTTCCTTCAACCATTGgcgaagaaaaggaaataaatcctTTCATGAGAACATGGGCtccagaaattcaaaagaaagttGGCGCCACTGATCTAGTGGAAGTTATGGATCGTGTACGACAAGCAAAAAATAGCTTCAGAG GTATGGCAGATTCCGGGGATGTATTGGACGATTTGGATATTGCTCAAGGAGCAGTTTTAGTAAAGTCCTGTGAG GTCCCACAAGATGCAATAGTAATCCGCGGTTACGATTTTAATAATGGtatcgatttttcaaaattgatggCTTCATACCTATCAACCGGCTTTCAAGCTACTCATCTTGGAAAAGCAATaatg GAAGTTAATGCAATGTTGGATGCACGTGAGAAGGAGCAGACTGAAGATAAGACCGCTCACTTCTTTCCATATCCGGAACAACGTCCCATTCCGGCTTGCACCATATTTCTTGGATACACGTCAAACCTAGTCAGCAGCGGTCTCAGAGAG GTGATTCGGTTTGTGGTACAACATAATCTTGTCGACTGCGTTGTGACAAGCGCGGGTGGAGTCGAGGAAGATCTTATTAAATGTTTGCGACCATCTTTTTTGGGTGATTTCCGCATGGATGGCAAGCAGCTACG TTCTCAAGGATTGAACAGAGCTGGTAACATTTTAATTCCTAATGACAATTATTGTGCGTTCGAAGACTGGCTGACGCCAATTTTGGATGGATGCATGGAAGAACAAGTCGAAAGTGGATTCAACTGGACACCTTCTAAGCTCTGTCAAAG GCTGggcgaaaaaatcgataacgaAGATTCTATACTTTATTGGGCTGCTCGGAATCATATACCTGTCTTTTGTCCAGCCTTAACAGATGGAAGTCTTGGTGATATGTTGTATTTTCATTCCGTTAAGCGTTCTCCGGGAATTCGTCTTGATATTGTAGAG GACGTGCGTCACATCAACACCATGGCTGTGAAGAGTTCTCGAACAGGAGTTCTTATTCTAGGAGGAGGTGTCGTTAAACACCATATCAATAACGCAAATTTGATGCGAAATGGCTCTGATTTCACCGTCTATATCAACACCGGCATG gaatttgaTGGTTCCGACTCTGGTGCTCAACCGGATGAAGCAGTCAGTTGGGGAAAG gtaaaACCTGCTGCTCAAGCAGTAAAAGTTTGCGCGGATGCTACGCTGGTGTTTCCACTGCTTGTTGCTGAAACGTTTGCGAAAAGGGTGCATAAGAAGAATTAA
- a CDS encoding hypothetical protein (NECATOR_CHRII.G8091.T3) → MADSGDVLDDLDIAQGAVLVKSCEVPQDAIVIRGYDFNNGIDFSKLMASYLSTGFQATHLGKAIMEVNAMLDAREKEQTEDKTAHFFPYPEQRPIPACTIFLGYTSNLVSSGLREVIRFVVQHNLVDCVVTSAGGVEEDLIKCLRPSFLGDFRMDGKQLRSQGLNRAGNILIPNDNYCAFEDWLTPILDGCMEEQVESGFNWTPSKLCQRLGEKIDNEDSILYWAARNHIPVFCPALTDGSLGDMLYFHSVKRSPGIRLDIVEDVRHINTMAVKSSRTGVLILGGGVVKHHINNANLMRNGSDFTVYINTGMEFDGSDSGAQPDEAVSWGKVKPAAQAVKVCADATLVFPLLVAETFAKRVHKKN, encoded by the exons ATGGCAGATTCCGGGGATGTATTGGACGATTTGGATATTGCTCAAGGAGCAGTTTTAGTAAAGTCCTGTGAG GTCCCACAAGATGCAATAGTAATCCGCGGTTACGATTTTAATAATGGtatcgatttttcaaaattgatggCTTCATACCTATCAACCGGCTTTCAAGCTACTCATCTTGGAAAAGCAATaatg GAAGTTAATGCAATGTTGGATGCACGTGAGAAGGAGCAGACTGAAGATAAGACCGCTCACTTCTTTCCATATCCGGAACAACGTCCCATTCCGGCTTGCACCATATTTCTTGGATACACGTCAAACCTAGTCAGCAGCGGTCTCAGAGAG GTGATTCGGTTTGTGGTACAACATAATCTTGTCGACTGCGTTGTGACAAGCGCGGGTGGAGTCGAGGAAGATCTTATTAAATGTTTGCGACCATCTTTTTTGGGTGATTTCCGCATGGATGGCAAGCAGCTACG TTCTCAAGGATTGAACAGAGCTGGTAACATTTTAATTCCTAATGACAATTATTGTGCGTTCGAAGACTGGCTGACGCCAATTTTGGATGGATGCATGGAAGAACAAGTCGAAAGTGGATTCAACTGGACACCTTCTAAGCTCTGTCAAAG GCTGggcgaaaaaatcgataacgaAGATTCTATACTTTATTGGGCTGCTCGGAATCATATACCTGTCTTTTGTCCAGCCTTAACAGATGGAAGTCTTGGTGATATGTTGTATTTTCATTCCGTTAAGCGTTCTCCGGGAATTCGTCTTGATATTGTAGAG GACGTGCGTCACATCAACACCATGGCTGTGAAGAGTTCTCGAACAGGAGTTCTTATTCTAGGAGGAGGTGTCGTTAAACACCATATCAATAACGCAAATTTGATGCGAAATGGCTCTGATTTCACCGTCTATATCAACACCGGCATG gaatttgaTGGTTCCGACTCTGGTGCTCAACCGGATGAAGCAGTCAGTTGGGGAAAG gtaaaACCTGCTGCTCAAGCAGTAAAAGTTTGCGCGGATGCTACGCTGGTGTTTCCACTGCTTGTTGCTGAAACGTTTGCGAAAAGGGTGCATAAGAAGAATTAA
- a CDS encoding hypothetical protein (NECATOR_CHRII.G8091.T2) → MFNALRGVTHKMMKVVPVRALEDNYMYLVYSEKDLRGFAVDPVEPQKIKTAAEQYKVTVAAALVTHHHWDHAGGMDKFCKIWPADKAEVYGGDDRIDHLTHKVEHEEKFKVGEMEVVAFKTPCHTKGHVCYYVTHPGDNSGIVLTGDTLFIAGCGKFFEGSGAEMHRNLNEILGKLPDDTQVYPGHEYTLSNLKFAHHIEPSNENVKTKLDWAAKLQARNEPTVPSTIGEEKEINPFMRTWAPEIQKKVGATDLVEVMDRVRQAKNSFRG, encoded by the exons ATGTTCAATGCTCTGCGTGGAGTAACACACAAAATGATGAAGGTAGTCCCAGTAAGAGCTCTCGAGGACAATTACATGTACCTTGTGTACAGTGAGAAAGACTTGAGAGGGTTTGCAGTTGATCCTGTTGAACCGCAAAAAATCAAGACTGCGGCAGAACAGTACAAG GTGACAGTCGCAGCGGCACTGGTGACACACCACCACTGGGATCATGCTGGTGGTATGGacaaattctgcaaaatttggCCCGCGGACAAAGCGGAAGTTTATGGAGGAGATGATCGCATCGATCATTTAACACATAAGGTTGAACATGAGGAGAAATTCAAAGTTGGTGAAATGGAG GTAGTCGCATTCAAAACTCCTTGTCATACAAAAGGACATGTCTGCTACTATGTTACACATCCTGGTGACAATAGCGGAATTGTACTCACAGGCGACACCCTGTTCATTGCTGGTTGTGGAAAGTTCTTTGAAG GCTCTGGCGCTGAGATGCATCGTAATCTAAATGAGATTCTCGGCAAACTTCCTGATGACACACAGGTTTACCCAGGACACGAATATACTCTCAGCAATCTCAAGTTCGCCCATCACATTGAACCCAGTAACGAG AATGTGAAGACTAAACTTGATTGGGCCGCAAAACTTCAGGCTCGTAACGAGCCTACTGTTCCTTCAACCATTGgcgaagaaaaggaaataaatcctTTCATGAGAACATGGGCtccagaaattcaaaagaaagttGGCGCCACTGATCTAGTGGAAGTTATGGATCGTGTACGACAAGCAAAAAATAGCTTCAGAGGTTAA